A region of Leishmania panamensis strain MHOM/PA/94/PSC-1 chromosome 33 sequence DNA encodes the following proteins:
- a CDS encoding phosphoribosylpyrophosphate synthetase, putative (TriTrypDB/GeneDB-style sysID: LpmP.33.2030), translated as MSANTPQHHKGHQVAAGETFFYRHHVRPGVETAFRIRLISGTANPDLTDNVAKCLNVDKCRTEIKRFANGELNIKVVDNVRGDDCFIIQPTAGGFDTDVNTAMMELLLLVHTLKLSSAKRITAIVPYYAYSRQDRKSEPRVPISASAVAQLLQCMGVDRVVTMDLHCGQIQGFFRNIPVDNLLMFPEFATYLMRQPWFDKNETVVVSPDAGGVERANVLADRIGASHIVTILKRRKEAGVVDSMQTVGNVLGYTCVIIDDMVDTAGTLCKACDLLKEMGATRVIACASHGILTDPACTRINACEALEELVVSDSIDQRLKTARCDKLTVLTTAPLLAQAVHSLHKEASLSSLFVKV; from the coding sequence ATGTCTGCAAACACACCCCAGCATCACAAGGGGCATCAAGTCGCCGCCGGGGAGACCTTCTTCTACCGTCATCATGTGCGCCCAGGAGTAGAGACGGCCTTTCGCATTCGGCTCATCTCTGGCACCGCCAACCCGGACCTCACGGACAACGTAGCCAAGTGTCTGAACGTGGACAAGTGCCGCACGGAGATCAAACGCTTTGCTAATGGGGAGCTCAATATTAAGGTGGTCGACAACGTTCGCGGGGATGACTGCTTCATCATTCAGCCGACTGCCGGCGGCTTCGACACGGACGTCAATACAGCCatgatggagctgctgctgctggtgcacacTCTGAAGTTGTCTTCCGCCAAGCGCATTACGGCTATTGTGCCGTATTACGCGTATAGTCGCCAGGATCGTAAGAGCGAGCCGCGTGTGCCGATCTCTGCCTCCGCGGTGGCACAGCTTCTGCAGTGCATGGGTGTCGACCGTGTCGTGACGATGGATCTGCACTGCGGTCAGATACAGGGCTTCTTCCGAAACATCCCGGTGGACAATCTGCTCATGTTCCCCGAGTTCGCGACGTACCTGATGCGGCAGCCGTGGTTTGACAAGAACGAAACTGTGGTAGTCTCGCCcgatgccggcggcgtcgagCGTGCCAACGTGCTGGCCGATCGCATCGGCGCTAGCCATATTGTCACCATCCTGAAGCGTCGCAAGGAGGCGGGCGTGGTGGACTCCATGCAGACAGTCGGTAATGTCCTGGGCTACACGTGCGTCATCATCGACGATATGGTCGACACCGCCGGCACACTGTGCAAGGCATGCGACCTGCTGAAGGAAATGGGTGCAACGCGTGTGATTGCCTGCGCGAGCCACGGCATTTTGACTGATCCGGCGTGTACCCGTATTAACGCCTGCGAGGCACTGGAAGAGCTAGTGGTGTCCGACTCGATTGATCAGCGTCTGAAGACGGCTAGGTGCGATAAGCTGACTGTACTGacgacggcaccgctgctggcgcaggcggTGCACAGCCTCCATAAGGAAGCCTCgctgtcttctctctttgtgaAGGTGTAG
- a CDS encoding hypothetical protein (TriTrypDB/GeneDB-style sysID: LpmP.33.2040), producing the protein MPPDDPDSRNSEGPFEVPLDLVVIDPSQDRLLWNNPSTAQPVVKIVNQDAMNDSFMGANDETDSDVDGYDGEPNAYVVDLLSALRGYQSNQSEPFGHLVAAALASRSKEMPVRGFEIAAAEHNPYLVRMILDSGTLDETDVEAQRNVQETMDELFSINQGELSPAIYEYLTSFFRMPFVRLSHKQYTLLKRSGFEYIKLMYDHQHVLPDEPLHSILINQSRAMQIINLIFMIVQLCAIVFSTVAIALVLVSWILANNGSLQSYGFYTLIVFGAGWALNLICIICTVRTRQDESQYEPRNEDGEYLLVPSPYVAVVPVLPLFDIFCLIAYFRALRQKRMILAHNIVACSRISSIFYAIIFAFPQLITQAYFNNIEVSIDPMWRHRWPYIVLLVAATAQWCVALFGYAWFLLTHDSIDGFGFACFDIGKEPHPLERHSAVAHVLHYVMASLLETNIFLLATAAIHLPMRICNSYNIAIVVLSSITIVYILVVYIFIILKEASTVRISFSCVPLLIIQLVLLIFSERIDMAACAALRNLYFRQTFIFGYLSWGAYFLLFLLWLILMIQWCVLWTTEVNFSPRLLWPLVRKDTRFAIPNKKDTYDSTSPTDSSNLTRLGDDGGGAAFAPS; encoded by the coding sequence ATGCCCCCAGACGACCCGGACTCACGCAACAGTGAAGGGCCTTTTGAAGTGCCGCTTGACTTGGTCGTCATCGATCCATCCCAGGATCGCCTCTTGTGGAACAACCCGAGCACTGCGCAGCCTGTCGTGAAAATTGTGAACCAGGACGCCATGAACGACTCCTTCATGGGCGCTAACGACGAAACTGACTCGGACGTCGACGGCTACGATGGCGAGCCGAATGCGTACGTGGTGGATCTCCTGTCGGCACTGCGCGGGTATCAGTCGAATCAGTCAGAGCCATTTGGGCACCttgtcgccgcggcgctggcgtcgcGGTCGAAGGAGATGCCGGTGCGTGGCTTCGAGattgccgctgcggagcaCAACCCGTACCTTGTGCGAATGATTCTCGACTCTGGCACGCTGGACGAAACGGAcgtggaggcgcagcgcaatGTGCAGGAGACCATGGATGAACTATTTTCTATCAACCAAGGGGAGCTGAGCCCCGCCATCTACGAGTACCTCACCTCCTTTTTTCGCATGCCTTTTGTGCGGCTCTCGCACAAGCAGTACACCCTGCTCAAGCGTAGCGGCTTCGAGTACATCAAGCTCATGTACGATCACCAGCACGTCCTGCCTGACGAGCCCCTGCACTCCATTCTGATAAACCAGTCCCGCGCGATGCAGATCATCAACCTGATTTTTATGattgtgcagctgtgcgcgATTGTTTTCTCCACCGTGGCGatcgcgctggtgctggtgagcTGGATTTTGGCGAACAACGGCAGTCTCCAGAGCTACGGCTTCTACACACTAATTGTCTTTGGGGCAGGCTGGGCTCTGAATCTGATCTGCATCATCTGCACGGTGCGGACCCGGCAGGACGAGTCGCAGTACGAGCCCAGGAATGAAGACGGGGAGTACTTGTTGGTGCCGTCACCTTATGTTGCGGTGGTGCCAGTGCTGCCGCTTTTCGACATCTTCTGCCTCATCGCCTACTTccgtgcgctgcggcagaagcgCATGATTCTGGCCCATAACATCGTCGCCTGCAGCCGCATCTCTAGCATTTTCTACGCAATAATATTTGCCTTTCCGCAGCTCATCACGCAGGCGTACTTCAACAACATTGAAGTCAGCATCGACCCTATGTGGCGGCATCGCTGGCCTTATATTGTGCTCCTCGTGGCCGCGACCGCGCAGTGGTGCGTGGCGCTGTTCGGCTACGCCTGGTTTCTTTTAACGCACGATTCAATCGACGGGTTTGGCTTTGCCTGCTTCGACATCGGCAAGGAACCCCACCCACTGGAGCGACATAGCGCGGTAGCGCACGTGCTACACTACGTCATGGCATCACTGCTGGAGACGAACattttcctcctcgccacggCCGCAATCCATCTGCCGATGAGGATATGCAACTCGTACAACATTGCCATCGTCGTTCTTTCCAGCATCACGATCGTGTACATCCTCGTCGTGTACATCTTCATAATATTGAAGGAGGCGTCAACGGTGCGCATTAGCTTCTCCTGTGTTCCGCTGTTGATCATTCAGTTAGTTCTGCTCATCTTCTCGGAGAGGATCGACATGGCGGCGTGTGCCGCCTTACGGAACCTTTACTTTCGCCAAACCTTCATATTTGGCTACCTTAGTTGGGGCGCCTACTTTCTGCTGTTCCTTCTGTGGCTGATCCTCATGATTCAGTGGTGCGTGCTGTGGACAACTGAGGTGAACTTCTCTCCGCGTCTGCTGTGGCCGCTGGTGAGGAAAGACACGCGATTCGCAATACCGAACAAGAAGGACACATACGATTCGACCTCTCCTACCGACTCTTCGAACCTGACGCGGCTGGGGGacgacggtggaggagcggcttTTGCACCCtcgtag
- a CDS encoding 60S ribosomal protein L37 (TriTrypDB/GeneDB-style sysID: LpmP.33.2060), whose translation MTKGTTSMGQRHGRTHILCRRCGRNAYHVQWERCAACAYPRASRRRYNWSVKAIKRRRTGTGRCRYLKVVNRRIANHFKTLKA comes from the coding sequence ATGACGAAGGGTACCACGTCAATGGGCCAGCGCCATGGGCGCACGCACATCTTGTGTCGTCGCTGTGGCCGCAACGCCTACCACGTCCAGTGggagcgctgcgccgcctgcgcctaCCCACGCGCTAGCCGCCGTCGCTACAACTGGTCTGTGAAGGCCATcaagcgccgccgcaccggcaccggtcgctgccgctaccTGAAGGTGGTGAACCGCCGTATCGCGAACCACTTCAAGACCCTCAAGGCGTAA
- a CDS encoding phosphate transporter, putative (TriTrypDB/GeneDB-style sysID: LpmP.33.2010) — translation MNLFLHLTVLIVSWSLDNTDPDIQHRIYFTFVVVHVAIVFTAIYIFFSIWRCDDDTLIRVKDPYTDKESIQKHWEYDLGKLRDLTVSSIGLPAVLSAFLALTYGIFFPLLLQSLNNPKALYQSELFRLHVKGEKAECDLLRPWKESNVIPEWAKALWNRSEKSSEKLLTGSGVGPQSPTGGSKASHKRR, via the coding sequence ATGAACCTTTTTCTGCATCTCACGGTGCTGATCGTGAGCTGGAGTCTGGACAACACCGATCCGGATATCCAACATCGAATCTATTTCACCTTTGTGGTAGTGCACGTCGCGATTGTGTTCACGGCGATCTACATCTTCTTTTCGATTTGGCGCTGCGATGACGACACCCTAATCCGAGTCAAGGACCCCTACACCGACAAAGAGAGCATTCAGAAGCACTGGGAGTACGACCTCGGTAAGCTGCGTGACCTTACGGTGTCGTCGATCGGCTTACCTGCTGTGCTCAGCGCGTTCTTGGCCTTGACCTACGGCATCTTCTTCCCTCTGTTGCTGCAGAGCCTTAACAACCCCAAGGCGTTGTACCAGTCGGAGCTGTTCCGCCTGCacgtgaagggggagaaggcggagtgCGACCTGCTTCGTCCGTGGAAGGAGTCAAACGTGATACCCGAATGGGCGAAGGCTCTCTGGAATAGGAGCGAGAAGAGCTCGGAGAAACTGCTTACCGGCAGCGGGGTGGGACCGCAGAGCCCTACAGGAGGCAGCAAGGCATCTCACAAGCGCAGGTAg
- a CDS encoding ribosome assembly protein rrb1, putative (TriTrypDB/GeneDB-style sysID: LpmP.33.2000), translated as MKRGAKRTSRDGEDAPGARIRTKDAKEMLKEEEALRQRELEEAKRQVELEDDDGSWEDDEGDVEDFEDDDKEEIIEASDENDDEYAEFQKESSAHITKGLKSISFKEAGQADSDDDDETGGAAAVSVWRGDIDGATVGEAEGCESMKLEFSNKAYDAFFQLRTEYPCLSFDVVKDNKENHTKYPLSTVLVCGTQADEQARNELLVLYVTNMCRTKYDVASDNDSEEDYIGEEDDSEEDEDDAVDEDVNDGEPVVHHRTIKHYGTANRVRCCPQNNPASGSQLVAVWSDAGHVQVFDIGSEVRALTDFSNWSKEQAQVWKQQSDGGQGKKAQPLKFCTPSTSHKTEGYGLDWSSVQTNVFASGDCAGSLFVWQPTDDGRWKSVASSIAPGAMSIEEIQWSPTQTDVLITTRAGGAVEVWDTRDMRACKISFQADSSDINVADWNRARQASHLLVTGAESGAVSVWDLRRIATPEPIQRIALHKKAITSVEFAPHNESVLSVLSDDGCCTLWDLSLERDVNEEQEAVGELFSGRLKEYPDQLMFHHQGLVHPKEAHWHMQVPGLVVTTDYEGLHLFRPINWKSLMR; from the coding sequence ATGAAACGCGGAGCGAAGCGGACGTCGCGAGACGGGGAGGATGCCCCTGGAGCGCGCATTCGCACCAAGGATGCGAAGGAGATGCtaaaggaagaggaggcgcttcGGCAGCGTGAgctcgaggaggcgaagcgacAGGTGGAGCTcgaggacgatgacggcAGCTGGGAAGATGACGAGGGCGACGTTGAGGACttcgaagacgacgacaaagAGGAAATCATCGAGGCGAGCGACGAGAACGACGATGAGTACGCCGAGTTCCAGAAGGAGTCCTCGGCACACATTACGAAGGGCCTCAAGTCTATCTCCTTCAAGGAGGCTGGCCAGGCAGATtccgacgacgatgacgagaccggtggtgctgcagcggtgtcggTGTGGCGCGGTGACATCGACGGTGCCACCGTCGGCGAAGCAGAGGGCTGTGAGTCAATGAAGCTAGAGTTCTCGAACAAGGCCTACGACGCCTTCTTCCAGCTGCGCACCGAGTATCCCTGCCTGTCCTTCGATGTCGTGAAGGACAACAAAGAGAACCACACCAAATACCCGCTTTCCACGGTGCTGGTGTGCGGCACGCAGGCGGATGAGCAGGCCCGCAatgagctgctggtgctctaCGTAACGAACATGTGTCGTACCAAGTATGATGTAGCCAGTGACAACGATAGCGAGGAAGATTACATCGGTGAAGAGGACGAtagcgaggaagacgaggacgacgcggTCGACGAGGACGTGAACGATGGCGAACCAGTGGTACACCACCGCACCATCAAGCACTACGGCACCGCCAAccgcgtgcgctgctgcccgcaGAACAACCCCGCGAGTGGCAGCCAGCTCGTGGCCGTGTGGTCCGACGCAGGCCACGTGCAGGTCTTCGATATTGGGTCGGAGGTGCGTGCTCTGACGGACTTCTCGAACTGGTCAAAGGAACAGGCACAGGTGTGGAAGCAGCAGTCGGATGGGGGGCAGGGCAAGAAGGCTCAGCCGCTGAAGTTCTGCACTCCGTCGACGTCGCACAAGACGGAGGGCTATGGACTCGACTGGAGCTCCGTGCAGACGAACGTCTTCGCATCGGGTGATTGCGCCGGCTCCCTGTTCGTGTGGCAGCCCACTGACGACGGCCGGTGGAAGAGCGTGGCGAGCAGCATCGCACCTGGCGCCATGTCGATTGAGGAGATTCAGTGGAGTCCGACGCAGACAGACGTGCTCATCACCACCCGTGCCGGCGGTGCAGTGGAGGTGTGGGATACGCGTGACATGCGGGCCTGCAAAATTTCTTTTCAGGCGGACTCCTCCGACATCAACGTGGCTGACTGGAACCGTGCCCGTCAAGCATCACACCTGCTTGTGACGGGTGCCGAGAGCGGCGCTGTTTCGGTGTGGGATCTGCGGCGCATTGCCACTCCGGAGCCGATCCAGCGCATCGCACTTCACAAGAAGGCCATCACATCCGTGGAGTTTGCGCCACACAACGAGAGTGTTCTGTCTGTTCTCAGCGATGATGGATGCTGCACTCTGTGGGACCTGTCACTCGAGCGCGATGTTaacgaggagcaggaggcggtgggcGAGTTGTTTAGCGGGAGGCTGAAGGAGTACCCCGATCAGCTAATGTTTCATCATCAGGGACTGGTACATCCGAAGGAAGCGCACTGGCACATGCAGGTTCCTGGCCTGGTGGTGACAACAGATTACGAGGGCCTTCACCTATTCCGTCCTATAAACTGGAAGTCGTTGATGCGCTGA
- a CDS encoding hypothetical protein (TriTrypDB/GeneDB-style sysID: LpmP.33.2050) — MRRVNALVGKRNAAAAVQTVKRALQGSWESLTDGAEPAGSGSSETASSGVLSTSRPVFSTKAFAAALFACEAIGDAASGLSLVAEVRRFSSRGISTEWLQTEHVLSVILRLQCVAGDRDGATRMIAYLEQHGLLRLRSASAFLQYCCSGLRDRRLAFAVYEAALKHKIELTEPDYVALGLLCVQVREPIRTLFFMLQEMREHVAEVSEKMVREVLEPWVRMANEDATVGLRPRGVQTSLRLHRVDGMHHVLQLSVASPPPSTGASARGTVSASDSAAAAPPTGTQVCGVCPACQAKLSGYPFTAACRSHLLRELTELIIPRACRNRRAVLGFEHWKRYMHARLDAGDLVDVFIDGANLGYYGLSSWYDLAKKQLMLHRGVPESRITGNDLDFNAQCQSTGRVVDVGVNFELIDAAVTLAVDTYGMHRPLVMLHERHVEPKFMTSQSTTIVQRWKDRGWLYCSPAGLNDDLCWLYGALLLTDPTDTTPTPVTTASVSSHRTFVCTNDKMRDHHFRLLSPRAFTRWRDQHRIAFRCARVGDRTELHWELPAPYERCIQRHDPHTAPSKHEPEKQPTPLHNVALHSAAPAGSPHGSGVGAITSWHIPFTSAPRSAAASAVLSAPHDGKILQHSSDGGQPAATPNVEDKSAAHHPSVLLQEVGREQVWEAEEPIVVEQEETAGEEDAVETAPALAGPWVCITVHEEAVG, encoded by the coding sequence ATGCGCCGCGTGAATGCGCTTGTTGGTAAGcgcaacgctgccgctgctgtgcagacCGTCAAGAGGGCCCTCCAGGGATCATGGGAGTCGCTAACAGATGGTGCGGAGCCTGCCGGCAGTGGCTCATCTGAGACAGCTTCTTCAGGCGTGCTTTCCACTTCCCGTCCAGTATTCTCGACGAAGGCCTTTGCAGCCGCGCTATTTGCCTGCGAGGCAATTGGTGACGCCGCATCCGGCCTGTCTCTCGTCGCCGAGGTGCGCCGGTTCTCCTCCAGAGGCATCTCGACGGAGTGGCTCCAGACGGAGCACGTGCTGTCGGTGATTTTGCGCCTCCAATGCGTGGCGGGTGACCGCGACGGCGCGACGCGCATGATTGCCTATCTTGAGCAGCACGGGCTTTTGCGCCtacgcagcgcctcggcctTCTTGCAGTACTGCTGCAGTGGACTCAGGGACCGTCGACTTGCCTTTGCCGTATATGAGGCGGCACTCAAGCACAAAATCGAGCTTACCGAACCAGACTACGTTGCACTTGGCCTGCTGTGCGTGCAGGTTCGAGAACCTATCCGCACGCTTTTTTTCatgctgcaggagatgcgcgAGCACGTTGCGGAGGTGAGCGAGAAAATGGTgcgcgaggtgctggagcCGTGGGTAAGGATGGCCAACGAAGACGCCACTGTCGGTCTGAGGCCTCGCGGGGTTCAAACGTCGTTGCGTCTCCACAGAGTCGACGGCATGCATCACGTCCTGCAGCTGTCTGTtgcctcgccaccaccgtcgacTGGTGCTTCTGCGAGAGGTACCGTCAGTGCCAGCGacagtgctgcggctgcgccacCTACCGGTACTCAGGTGTGTGGCGTCTGTCCAGCTTGTCAAGCGAAACTATCCGGGTACCCTTTCACAGCCGCCTGCCGTTCTCATCTTCTGCGCGAGTTAACGGAGCTGATCATTCCGCGGGCCTGCCGCAACCGCCGTGCAGTGCTCGGATTCGAGCACTGGAAGCGCTATATGCACGCTCGCCTGGACGCGGGCGATCTCGTCGACGTCTTCATTGACGGCGCGAACTTGGGCTACTATGGCCTGTCGAGCTGGTACGATCTGGCCAAGAAGCAGCTGatgctgcaccgcggcgTCCCAGAGAGTCGAATCACCGGCAATGATTTGGACTTTAATGCACAGTGCCAGAGCACTGGCCGCGTCGTCGATGTAGGCGTGAACTTTGAGCTGATTGACGCTGCCGTGACGCTTGCCGTGGATACGTACGGAATGCACCGCCCACTCGTCATGCTGCATGAGCGACACGTCGAGCCGAAGTTCATGACGTCACAGAGCACCACCATTGTGCAGCGCTGGAAGGATCGAGGGTGGCTCTACTGCTCTCCTGCGGGGTTGAACGATGACCTCTGCTGGCTGTATGGCGCACTCCTCTTGACCGATCCGACGGACACGACGCCTACGCCAGTTACAACAGCCTCCGTCTCCTCTCATCGCACGTTTGTCTGCACCAACGACAAGATGCGCGACCACCACTTCCGTCTCTTGAGCCCGAGAGCCTTCACACGTTGGCGTGACCAGCACCGCATTGCCTtccgctgcgcgcgtgtgggggATCGTACGGAGTTGCACTGGGAGCTGCCGGCTCCTTATGAGCGCTGCATTCAGCGACACGATCCCCACACCGCTCCTTCGAAGCATGAGCCAGAAAAGCAGCCAACGCCATTGCACAACGTGGCGTTACACTCGGCGGCTCCCGCCGGCTCTCCACACGGGAGTGGCGTGGGGGCTATTACCTCGTGGCACATACCCTTTACCTCCGCGCCGCGAAGCGCGGCGGCCTCGGCTGTGCTCAGCGCACCTCACGATGGCAAAATTCTTCAGCACAGCTCTGATGGTGGGCAGCCCGCTGCGACGCCAAATGTGGAGGACAAGAGTGCTGCTCACCATCCCTCAGTTCTCCTTCAGGAGGTAGGAAGGGAGCAGGTgtgggaggcagaggagccCATCGTcgtggagcaggaggagacagCGGGGGAGGAAGACGCCGTGGAGACCGCACCTGCCCTTGCAGGCCCGTGGGTGTGCATCACTGTCCACGAAGAAGCGGTTGGCTGA
- a CDS encoding hypothetical protein (TriTrypDB/GeneDB-style sysID: LpmP.33.2020): MELNEPTACDATHTLTISVQAADKFSWWYLRRERRRSMEGILGGAHCALQQSREKVRSWGHSSSHFCVVCARYELVYGALQTHQLMWDRKQQL, translated from the coding sequence atGGAGCTAAACGAACCAACAGCATGTGACGCCACGCATACACTGACCATCTCCGTACAAGCAGCCGATAAATTCAGTTGGTGGTACCttcggagagagaggcgtcgATCGATGGAGGGCATTCTGGGAGGGGCACATTGCGCACTCCAGcaaagcagagagaaagtgaggtCGTGGGGccactcctcctcacacTTCTGTGTGGTATGTGCGCGATATGAGCTCGTATACGGAGCGTTGCAGACACACCAACTCATGTGGGACAGGAAACAGCAGCTGTGA